The following nucleotide sequence is from Pristiophorus japonicus isolate sPriJap1 chromosome 12, sPriJap1.hap1, whole genome shotgun sequence.
atgcaaggcctgtctatcataaagctcggtctgttccttacatgatgagggagaaggttgaatttgaacttgacagactccaacgtgaatggattatatcaccggtcgagtttaacgagtgcgccagtcccattgttcctgtattgaagagtgatggcactgtcaggatttgtggagactacaaggttatgattaaccgattttcgaaacaggatcagtatccgctaccgaaggctgatgacctgttcgccatgctagctgatggcaagtcgttcactaaactagatgTGATGtctgcctatatgacacaggagcttgtcggcacttcgaagaaattcacctgcataaacacctataaaggactatttgtctataacaggtgtccttttggaattcgtttggctgcagccatatttcagaggaacatggagagtctactgaagtccattcctagaactgtcatgtttcaagatgacattctggtcacaggtcacaacactgctgaacatctgaacaatcttgaaggagTCCTACATCATtatggacaaagtaggactcaggctgaaatgttcgaagtgtgtcttcatggtgcCTAAAGTTGAAttactggggaggaaaattgctgctgatggcatcgggcctactgattcaaaaaccaaggccatcaaaaatgcacctcagaatgtgatggagctgcattcattccttgggctacacaactacttcggtaatttcttacccagattgagcaccttGTTAGAGCCACTGAAGATGCtaatcagaaaaggcgacaactgggtctgggtgtGTCTCAAGGTGGAGTCTTTGAGAaacctaagaatctgctctgttcaaacaagttgcttgatcattatgatccgtgtaagcatctgtaatacttcatcatatggggttggctgtgtactccaacaagcaaatgagtcaggaaagctacaacctgttgcatatgcttcgagaggtttgtgaaaggcggaaagagcttacagcatggtagaaaaagaagctttggcctgtgtgtacggtgtcaaaaaaatgcatcagtacctgtttggtcttcatttcaagctcgaaatggatcacaagccatttatttcattgttttcggaaaacaaaggtattattactaatgcatcatcctgtattcagattgtctgcctatgattatgttatttgtcatagacctggcactgagaattgtgccgatgcattgagtcgtCTGCCTTGCCCACACTtgatatggagatgcctcaacctgcagatctattgttagtaatggatgcttttgagagtgaaggaactcctgtcactgctcaacaagtgaggatctggaccagccatgaccctattttattggttgtgaaacgttatgacctcagtggtgattgatctgcaatatttatggagatgtgtgatgagaccaaaccttagaaCCGTCGCAAAGATCAGCTGTCCAtttagtcagattgtttactgtagggtaatcgtgtcattatgccgaagaaagggagagaaaaattggtacgtgaacttcatagcactcatcctggtattgtcatgatgaaagccattgctaggtctcatgcatggtggcctggaattgactctgatatggaatcatgtgtgcatcagtgcaacacttgcatgcagctaagtaaagtgccAGTGGAatatccgctgagtctttggtcatggccatctaaaccatggtcgaggatccacatcgattttgtgggccctttcatgggaaagatgttttttgttgtggtggatgcatattcaaagtggatagcatGTATTATTATGTCAGCTAGTACATctgcagctactattgagagccttcatatcatgtttgctacacatggtttgcctgacatcgttgtgtgcttcacaagtcttgagtttcaggagttcatgaaactcaatggtattagacatattttctatgtttctatgtttctatgtgagggcagctccattcaaacctgcttccaatggtcaagcagagcgtgctgttcaaaccatcaagcagagaatgaaacgtgtaactcagagtTCActacagactcgtttgtcatgtatgttgttcagttacaggacaagacctcatacacttactggggtctcccctgctgaactactgatgaagagaaatctcaagaccaagctttctcttgttcatcctgatccgaatgatcgtgttgaaaacagacgtcaaagtcagcaatgatgtcatgatcgtgttgctgtgtcaggtgacatctctgtcaacgatccggtttatgtattgaactatggttaaggtccaaagtggatcgccggaactgttatggccaaggaaagtaagagtgtttattgtcgtgctcaagaatgggcaaacatgcaggaaacatgttgatcaggtaaaactgcggcacacggatgaactggaagcatttgaggaagatgcagtcagtgaccaaccaaccaatgttcattcatcagaggactttgctgtcatactGAACctagaccttcagtctctgatgtggtcattaccactcccatcagatcggttactcagccttcagacacaactgactcagaacgctcgcccagaactaaagttgaactgagatgatcaaatcgtgagaggaaagtcccagatcatctcaatttgtaaagagactgatattaagatcttgaaggggaatgttgttatgtattgatgcttgggatcatcagacaccagggggcaccactgttcgaggtcatcgggctgtacgcgtatgtgcgcggtcactggtatataagcgtgggtaccatgtcacgGGGGTACttcgggcgcgaataaagttggatcaggtttacacctgaggcagtttacaggaacaagactcttgagtcatgacacaagtgcccccttattaaaggagcactaaaaccgacacattaaacaaattaaacttttgacattaaaaggatcaaattaaaatttggttgccgggggtgatgatccacttcagtccctccggcgcccacctctcgcggaaggccgcaagcgtacaccgcgtgctccatttctagggacaccctggctcggatgtaactgcagaagagaggcaggcagtcgagctgaatgaccctctcgaccgcccgctgcttggaccggctgatggcccccatggccgtgcccaggagcagtcctatgaggcggccttccgacctgcccgctcctctccggactcctccaggccgcagaaattacaggtagaCTGGGAGCACGTGAAACGACgtaaaaaacttattgcacgggactgctccatgcaacaccctccaggccaagtctccaataaataagGGAAGGACTCTCACGTAGAGTGCACTCTATTGAGGACCCCCACCTTCTCCGGACGGCAAATGGTgtgcatggcgtgtctggacggcagacaaggatggcaacgtggagaatgtgcaagagcagccagtacaggaggcccctccgtgcagaactgaaaggcacagggaATCCGTGTAAcatgtgtgtgtagagtgtgtgaggttgcagcccctttttcACTATTTGAAGtgactgttcctcaaattctggttgcacttcagtcacacactcctgatctttgggcaccctgtacggaggggagcgggcagatcagaaggcctccttgtaggactgctcctgggcacggccaagggggccatcagccggtccaggcagcgggcagtcgagggagtcgttctgcctcactatctgtctctcttccgcggttacatctgagccagggtgtccactggtacactcgcagccttccgcgagaggtgggcgccggaggaactagagtgcatcatcacccccggaaaccaaactttaatttgaaccatgtccaaagtttgATTTAATTACCTTTTTAGTGCCCAACCCCccaccacttttagccaggggcaggAGTATAATTTgtgtttagtgccctcaaaaaaaaagcgggcacttgaaaagttttgggAGTGTGACCCCGTTCAGGGGGCAGTTGATTACTGAcagctattttgagttgtatcagtaataAAGTGCCCCCTGATTTTATGACATTTTAGAGAGAGGTTGCTTTATTACAATGCGTAACCATAGAGACAGCCCATAATAGAGCAAGCAACACTCACTGAGCAGTGGCAGGAGCAACCAGAGTATAAAATATGACAAACCGCGGACTGGGCCCACTCAGGATTATGCAGCAAAGTTATTTAACAATCGCTCCATCAGCCTCTCAGCTCAGACCATCCCACACCTGGGATCAGGGAGACAGTTTTGTTCAATGTTTGGAGAAAGCTCTGCTGGTCTGACCCGAGTCCATGTTTATTGTAGTAAGATGTTACTCCACAACTCAACACAGACCTGGGTTCGATTTACTAGATCCTGAAATTTGTgaagattttttttccttcagtattTAAAGAAGGAAACCATTCCTTACAGAAGGTATTGTTGGCGTGTAGAGTAAAGAGACAGTGGGCAAATCAGAAAACAAAGCATCAAGTAGCAGGGACCTGTAGAAAGTCAACAAACCTCCAGCACCATCGCCTGTCCATGAGCTTCGAACTCCACCAACTATTCCTGAACTGAGCTGCCCCTCCCCAGTGTACTGCCGCTCAAGTTAGAACAGCCCTTGTTCCACTCTAATCCCTAGTCCCTGTacattgcagatgatattaaaggcTATTCTCAGTCTGTACTGAATTTCTTTGGGCACCCATCCGAGCTTCTGCGACTGTTGGAGGCTGAGACACTGACACTAAAACCCCAATATGGGGGAGTGACACTGGAGCCCACCTTGTTCCCAGACAGGAACATAGGAGTCAGAGAGCTGGCAGTGGAGAAGCTCAATGAGGGAGACAGTCCACTCACCCCCTCAGGGGAAGAATAGGGGAGTGATTGTTAGAAGCTCCTTCTCTGCCATTCTCCAGCGAGAGATGACAATTGGTTCAAACCCCAACCTCTGGCACCATGTGATTCTCAGCTAAGCTCAGGCCCTCCCCTTCATCCAGAGGAAGATGCAGCCAAACTCTGGGCTGTATATTAGGGCTCTGAATAGTGCCAGTTCCATTGGCACCCAGTCACTCCATTTCCACTGCAGGGTGAATCAGATAAGCTAGAAACAACAGCAACAAACCACACCTACATGGTGATGGGCAAAATGTGCCCAGGTCAGAAATGCTGCAAGCCCATTTGTGTCCCAGTCCATACAGCCAGATCCAGGACAGAAGACACAGTGGAATGATCCCACACTTGGAAGGGTTTTGGTTACTTCACTACCAAGCTCTCCCACATTGGAGCATGAACAGAGACAGAAGATGATTTCTTGCTGTTCTCTCGGGCCATGGGAATAATTCCAGCTTAATCAACAGCTGGGGAACTTCACTTATAAATGTTTCCATTTCCTGTACTTCCATATCACCGAGAGCGAGGGGCAGGGCATTTGGACACATGGTTATGGAAGACAAACAGTAGCGGTCCCGACTTGAAGCCCCAATGCACAAGAGTTGTCAAACCAGGGCTGGAGCTCATCAAACTGGCTGGGAAGTCAAGTAAATAATGGGTCATCCCATTAGGGATGATCAATTGATCTCAAACTGGAGTGGAGTCCTTGTGAAAGGGAGACAATGGAATAACTTGGACCAATCACAAGCTTGCACCAATGCCTCAGGGCAGTTCCACTCACCTGGAGCTCATGGACCTGCACAGTGAAGGCTGGGCAGTTACCAGAGTCACAACCCAACCCAGGATAAGCTTTTAACCAGTCATTATGGGACAAGTTACCTGGACCAGTTACAACACAGGGAACCAAGGGACAGAGTGACCAATGAACAAACAGGCACAAGGTACACTAATCACTGCTTTATTGATCATTTGATAACTAGTTGAACTGGGTTTgcttgtgtttcctgtacaggaacaaggccatcaaagcagcagagatcagagagacagcgGTCACAGTCAGGGCCACCATCAGGATCACCTCAGACGCCACacctaaagagcaatgagaaaccaatggttactgaaggaaatactgagggggaaatggaaacgagcagtgggcccactcaccccctggagacctctcctgcatccgttgcccaacctcagtaagggactcagttgccaggtcagtcacatcagtgtccagaatgaccaggggtccaagtgaggcctcaccctcccacttcaattcagcatcactccctgcaatatcaaacattccagttagagagggtaaagggggacctccaacatctagaggatcaatgtcctaccagcttcagTTACAGGGTCCCTCCTGCCTCTGGAAGGAAAGCCCAACTCCCTCGCGGCACCGCAGTCGCCCAAATGACAACAGGCGCAAACATCATTGTTCGATCCTTCTAATGGGGCCCAGCTAAACAAGACAATCAGTGTAACAATCAGGTTGGGCATCACTTCTCCACACAATAcatccctgagggagagagtgggaacttacacattctgcagcttctggaaagtacaagctttgctcatggaatctctccAATCCACTGCAGCAACCTCCAGGTGACAGGTGAGGAAAATCTGAGGGACACATTCAACACCAGCCGTTATTCAGTGACTCCCTCCCAACATGGAGAACCCAATGGGCAACTGCCTCTTACCAAGGAACCGTCATCGCCAAAGAAGCGGAacgcatccaggtcaaagcagagcTTGTCCAACTCACGCTCGTCTCTTGGCAACAGGAAGGTTGTGAAGGAGTCCTCATctttgctgtccaggaggcaactgaagaaagattGAAACACAGGCCATGGAGTGAATCAAGTGAAGCCATGGAGATTTGACCAGCTGGAGAACTCAGAGAGCTCCTTACCCATTGTAGTCAATGATGCTGTAACTTGGGGTGGAGTCCTTGTCTGGGCTCAAAGTAGCGACGCAGCGGTCAATGTAGAGCTTCAAGGGCATGTAgttggtcattgaaacagaggcctcaatgtgaatgaggtcacccagatagtagacagtcgaggtgcgctctgtaagccagtcatctgaaggacAAGAGGTCAAAGGTTGGAGACAATGGCTGCAACTCCCAGTGGGTGACAGGAAATCACTCCCCAtccacccagcacataccagccattaggcacagagagaatgacagaagccctgctccagacttggtggagctgaacgggatccaggtgggcttgatcgggttACGGCTCACATTGCCCCTGCTGGAAAGACAAGGGAGCCATTTTGGACAAAGTCAGACAACATGCATTAGATCGAGTTTTCATTCAGTCAGTCAATGGTTACTTATGATAGCTGCACTCAATGGGAATGACAGCTCCATTAGTTCGCACAATGATAGATCCATGAGCCTTGTGGGTGTGGTTGAGGTGTGTGGTGCAGACCAGGAAATCTCCAGCCATCTGAAAAACATCAGCTTCAGAAATGAAGAACATTGTACTCGGGTGTTCAGAAGGGAGG
It contains:
- the LOC139276843 gene encoding zona pellucida sperm-binding protein 3-like, which encodes MFFISEADVFQMAGDFLVCTTHLNHTHKAHGSIIVRTNGAVIPIECSYHNRGNVSRNPIKPTWIPFSSTKSGAGLLSFSLCLMADDWLTERTSTVYYLGDLIHIEASVSMTNYMPLKLYIDRCVATLSPDKDSTPSYSIIDYNGCLLDSKDEDSFTTFLLPRDERELDKLCFDLDAFRFFGDDGSLIFLTCHLEVAAVDWRDSMSKACTFQKLQNVWAPLEGSNNDVCACCHLGDCGAARELGFPSRGRRDPVTEAGVASEVILMVALTVTAVSLISAALMALFLYRKHKQTQFN